Proteins from a genomic interval of Betta splendens chromosome 10, fBetSpl5.4, whole genome shotgun sequence:
- the adam19b gene encoding disintegrin and metalloproteinase domain-containing protein 19, protein MRSGARRPPVDAARSSLCARLLVVLSCVQAAAPERNVYSGLSERSILEHVRGYELTSPRWLHPRRHRRAAGREHPTEAQVLISAEGQELRLHLEKNKQLLAPGYQEIWYTADGARKSSSPADTRNCFYHGEVLGVEGSSVALSTCSGLRGLISLNTSLSYLIEPLPVATDAQQHAVFRAESLKLPGGSCLHRHGNGDEKEGLKDFIHGISVPPRRERGKRDLSQNMKYVELLMVADKTEYENHGRSLETTKQKLLEAANLVDKYYKALNIRVALIGLEVWTNQDMINVSDNPHSTLASFLSWRSKQLRTLPNDNAQLITGKSFQGTTIGLAPLKAMCSEYQSGGVNADHSDITVGVAATMAHEMGHNFGMNHDSAGCCQASAKEGGCIMAAATGDPFPRVFNSCNQKELRSYLSSGGGKCLFNLPNTRVMYGGGRCGNGYLEEGEECDCGEEEECTSPCCNANNCTLKAGAECAHGVCCDDCKLKSPGVLCRAPSGPCDLPEYCDGKAESCPANFYLVDGSSCAGSQGYCYTGMCLTLEQQCRSLWGKDGRLAPDLCFTEVNRAGDMYGNCGKDSLGKYRSCKERDAKCGKIQCLSSASKPMENNAVPIPTTVTVGQRKVQCMGTHVYKLGSGDEDLQGDTLDPGLVMTGTKCGADSVCFNGECRNASFLRADECSAKCHGHGLCNNNHNCHCDPGWAPPSCDQRGPGGSVDSGPVARHKGFLPVLVVLPLALFAALAAVGLWCCYRHKYRQLKAPAPPPAPTHSCAVPMGEKPLMGPSTGHANPTFLLKKPEPGPLAAGSSGGSAPCSTLSRHAIVRPTVKPPPIPAYAAGPKAQPAAVPLKQCVPPAFAALPPPAPELEKQRRHPAPPPPPGPPPVPALETQSLTQPSGGPGARPEPPRRPPPPCPVGRLPAQQHQVEVVQVSTKALPRSGKAPSTGQKKTTRS, encoded by the exons ATGCGTTCAGGCGCGCGTCGTCCTCCCGTCGACGCGGCGCGGTCCTCGCTGTGTGCGCGCCTCCTGGTTGTCCTCTCCTGCGTTCAGGCTGCTGCGCCTGAACGCAATGTTTACAGCG GGCTCAGTGAGCGGAGCATCCTTGAGCACGTCCGGGGTTACGAGCTGACCTCCCCCCGGTGGTTGCATCCACGCAGACACCGGCGGGCTGCCGGCAGAGAG CATCCAACAGAGGCACAGGTCCTGATCTCGGCCGAGGGTCAGGAGCTCcggctgcacctggagaaaaacaa GCAGCTGTTGGCCCCTGGATATCAAGAAATATGGTACACGGCCGACGGAGCCCGCAAGTCCTCCTCACCGGCCGACACT CGAAACTGTTTCTACCATGGAGAGGTTCTGGGTGTGGAAGGCTCCAGTGTTGCTCTTAGTACTTGCTCAGGTCTCAG GGGCCTGATTTCTCTGAACACAAGCCTTTCCTACCTGATCGAGCCCCTCCCTGTTGCCACGGACGCGCAGCAGCACGCCGTGTTCAGAGCCGAGAGCCTCAAACTGCCCGGAGGTAGCTGCCTGCATCGCCACGGCAACGGGGACGAGAAGGAGGGCCTTAAAGACTTCATCCATGGAATCTCTGTGCCACCGCGCAGAGAGAGG GGAAAGCGAGACCTGAGCCAGAATATGAAGTATGTCGAGCTGCTGATGGTGGCCGATAAGACTGAG TATGAAAACCATGGCCGTAGTCTTGAGACGACCAAACAGAAACTACTGGAAGCTGCTAACCTGGTTGACAAG TACTACAAGGCTTTGAACATCCGCGTGGCGCTGATCGGCCTGGAGGTGTGGACCAACCAGGACATGATCAACGTGTCGGATAACCCGCACAGCACTCTGGCATCATTCCTGTCCTGGAGAAGCAAGCAGCTCCGCACACTTCCCAACGACAACGCCCAGCTCATCAc GGGGAAGTCATTCCAGGGCACCACCATCGGGCTGGCACCTCTCAAAGCCATGTGCTCCGAATACCAGTCAGGCGGAGTGAACGCG GACCACTCAGACATCACGGTCGGTGTGGCTGCCACCATGGCGCACGAGATGGGCCACAACTTTGGCATGAACCATGACAGCGCAGGCTGTTGCCAGGCGAGCGCTAAGGAAGGAGGCTGCATCATGGCCGCCGCCACAGG CGACCCGTTTCCGCGGGTGTTCAACAGCTGTAaccagaaggagctgaggagctacCTGAGCTCCGGCGGTGGCAAGTGTCTCTTCAACCTGCCCAACACCAGGGTCATGTACGGAGGGGGGCGCTGCGGCAATGGCTacctggaggagggggaggagtgcgactgtggagaggaagag GAATGCACCAGTCCCTGCTGCAACGCCAACAACTGCACGTTGAAGGCTGGAGCGGAGTGTGCCCACGGCGTCTGCTGCGACGACTGCAAG CTGAAGAGTCCGGGGGTGCTGTGCCGCGCTCCCTCGGGCCCGTGTGACCTGCCCGAGTACTGTGACGGGAAGGCGGAGTCCTGTCCGGCCAACTTCTACCTGGTGGACGGCTCGTCGTGCGCGGGCAGCCAGGGCTACTGCTACACCGGCATGTGCTTGACGCTGGAGCAGCAGTGCCGCTCGCTGTGGGGCAAAG ATGGCCGTCTGGCCCCCGACCTGTGTTTCACGGAAGTAAACAGAGCCGGCGACATGTACGGGAACTGTGGCAAAGACTCGCTCGGGAAGTACAGGAGCTGTAAGGAACG GGATGCGAAATGTGGGAAAATCCAGTGTTTGTCGTCGGCCTCCAAGCCCATGGAAAACAATGCTGTGCCCATACCGACCACAGTGACGGTAGGACAGAGGAAGGTGCAGTGCATGGGCACGCACGTGTACAAGCTCGGCTCGGGAGACGAGGACTTGCAGGGCGACACTTTGGACCCGGGTCTGGTCATGACCGGCACAAAGTGCGGCGCCGACTCG GTTTGCTTTAATGGAGAATGCCGCAATGCATCTTTCCTGCGGGCGGACGAGTGCAGTGCCAAGTGCCACGGACACGGG CTGTGTAACAACAACCATAACTGCCACTGTGATCCGGGCTGGGCTCCTCCTTCGTGTGACCAGCGGGGGCCGGGCGGGAGCGTCGACAGCGGACCCGTCGCCCGCCACA AGGGTTTTCTTCCCGTCCTGGTCGTCCTCCCGCTCGCCCTCTTCGCCGCGTTAGCCGCCGTCGGACTGTGGTGCTGCTACAGGCACAAGTACCGCCAGCTGAAAGCTCCGGCTCCGCCTCCGGCGCCAAC CCACAGTTGTGCCGTCCCCATGGGGGAGAAGCCTCTGATGGGTCCCAGCACTGGACACGCCAACCCCACATTCCTGCTAAAGAAACCGGAGCCGGGCCCCCTG GCGGCGGGCTCTTCTGGCGGGAGCGCACCGTGCTCAACCCTGTCGAGACACGCTATCGTGCGTCCCACCGTGAAGCCCCCTCCCATTCCAGCGTACGCCGCGGGGCCTAaagcccagcctgcagctgttCCTCTGAAACAATGTGTGCCCCCCGCCTTCGCCGCACTCCCTCCGCCCGCACCCGAGCTGGAGAAGCAAAGACGACACCCGGCTCCTCCGCCCCCCCCGGGACCTCCCCCTGTACCTGCTCTGGAAACGCAAAGCCTCACGCAACCTTCAGGTGGACCCGGGGCCCGGCCAGAGCCCCCAAGGAGGCCCCCCCCACCTTGCCCTGTCGGCAGACTGCCCGCG CAACAACATCAAGTTGAAGTGGTTCAGGTTTCTACTAAAGCCCTGCCGAGGAGCGGAAAGGCTCCAtctactggacagaaaaaaacaacgcG CTCCTAA
- the LOC114864739 gene encoding serine/threonine-protein phosphatase 2A 55 kDa regulatory subunit B beta isoform isoform X2 yields MSDLVRRRPAGSDDTAADIISTVEFNSSGELLATGDKGGRVVVFQREQESKSQPQRRGEYNVYSTFQSHEPEFDYLKSLEIEEKINKIKWLPQQNAAYFLLSTNDKTVKLWKISERDKRPEGYNLKDEDGRIRDPSTITSLRVPVLQPMDLMVEATARRVFSNAHTYHINSISVNSDLQTFISTDDLRINLWNLEITDRSFNIVDIKPGNMEELTEVITSAEFHPQQCHTFAYSSSKGSIRLCDMRQAALCDRHCKYFEEPEDPSTRSFFSEIISSISDVKFSHNGRYLMTRDYLTVKVWDLQMENKPLETYQVHDYLRGKLCSLYENDCIFDKFECVWNGSDSVIMTGSYNNFFRMFDRNTKRDVTLEASRENSKPRAILKPRKVCVGGKRRKDEISVDSLDFSKKILHTTWHPHENIIAVAATNNLYIFQDKVN; encoded by the exons CCAGAGGGAGCAAGAG AGTAAGAGTCAGCCTCAGCGTCGAGGCGAGTACAATGTTTACAGCACATTCCAGAGCCACGAGCCGGAGTTTGACTACCTGAAGAGTTTGGAGATCGAGGAGAAGATCAACAAGATCAAATGGCTTCCTCAGCAGAACGCCGCCTACTTCCTGCTCTCCACCAACG ACAAGACGGTGAAGCTGTGGAAGATCAGCGAACGAGACAAGCGTCCGGAGGGCTACAACCTGAAGGATGAGGACGGACGAATCCGAGACCCGTCCACCATCACCTCGCTGCGG GTGCCAGTGCTGCAGCCCATGGACTTGATGGTGGAGGCTACAGCCCGGCGTGTGTTCAGCAATGCACACACCTACCACATCAACTCCATCTCCGTCAACTCCGACCTTCAGACGTTCATCTCCACCGATGACCTCAGGATAAACCTGTGGAACCTGGAGATCACCGATCGCAGCTTCA ACATCGTGGACATTAAGCCCGGAAACATGGAGGAGCTGACGGAGGTGATCACCTCGGCGGAGTTCCACCCGCAGCAGTGTCACACCTTTgcctacagcagcagcaagggCTCCATACGCCTGTGTGACATGAGACAGGCCGCGCTCTGTGACCGACACTGCAAAT ACTTCGAGGAGCCCGAGGATCCGTCCACTCGCTCCTTCTTCTCCGAAATCATCTCATCCATCTCCGACGTGAAGTTCAGCCACAACGGGCGCTACCTGATGACACGGGACTACCTCACTGTCAAGGTGTGGGACCTTCAGATGGAGAACAAGCCACTGGAAACGTACCAG GTACACGACTACCTACGGGGCAAACTCTGTTCTCTGTATGAGAACGACTGCATCTTCGACAAGTTCGAGTGCGTCTGGAACGGATCAGACAG CGTCATAATGACCGGCTCCTACAACAATTTCTTCCGAATGTTTGATCGGAACACCAAACGCGATGTCACGCTGGAGGcgtccagagaaaacagcaaaCCCAGAGCCATCCTCAAGCCTCGCAAG gtgtgtgtgggagggaaaCGGCGTAAGGATGAAATCAGCGTAGACAGCTTGGACTTCAGCAAGAAGATCCTGCACACCACGTGGCACCCGCACGAGAACATCATCGCTGTGGCGGCCACCAACAACCTCTACATCTTCCAGGACAAGGTCAACTAA
- the gpr151 gene encoding G-protein coupled receptor 151: MEKLGGNNATGVNRSVDKWSFNEWGSFQHPTPGELSVLLPATLGLICVLGAACNLTAMVILFSNAHRGKLSLINSLIFNLVFADGLLLAFAVPFRAASFSGAGRSLGWAVCKTADWFLQSCMAAKSFTVAVMAKACYRYVSNPTKQVSLRLGSILLAPLLIWLSACSVTIPQWLFVRLRGPACVLVVPPEARDFMSVYVKAYPLGVYCAPLSFALLYFWRAYGQCQRRSSKTPNLRTQIRSRKLTLMLFSLTVAMAVLWLPHWVLWIWERHVAERRADGAQPLVSPPPLLLSLSAQLLTFSLSLVNPLIVLSLSEEFREGYRGLWRRLTLRKQPAPKPKSGPHNPTSLQSPCPRPETSGQHSGRRMRPSSSSQADGRDAVPQAEEGEGRGGDSASLKDGIVLPDVEQFWQERETGSNAEENDPVPWEHQGNEGRK; encoded by the coding sequence ATGGAAAAGTTGGGCGGGAATAACGCGACGGGGGTGAACCGCTCTGTGGACAAGTGGTCATTCAATGAATGGGGCTCGTTCCAGCACCCGACCCCTGGGGAGCTGAGCGTCCTGCTGCCGGCCACGCTGGGGCTGATCTGCGTCTTGGGTGCGGCTTGTAACCTCACGGCGATGGTCATCCTGTTCTCCAACGCCCACAGAGGCAAGCTGTCTCTCATCAACTCCCTCATCTTCAACCTCGTCTTCGCCGACGGCCTGCTGCTGGCGTTCGCGGTGCCCTTCCGCGCCGCCTCCTTCTCCGGGGCCGGCCGGAGCCTGGGCTGGGCCGTGTGCAAGACGGCCGACTGGTTCCTCCAGTCGTGCATGGCGGCCAAAAGCTTCACGGTGGCCGTCATGGCCAAGGCGTGCTACCGCTACGTGTCCAACCCCACCAAGCAGGTGAGCCTCCGCCTGGGCTCCATCCTGCTGGCGCCGCTCCTCATCTGGCTCTCCGCCTGCTCCGTCACCATCCCTCAGTGGCTCTTCGTCAGGCTGAGGGGGCCGGCGTGCGTGCTCGTGGTCCCCCCTGAGGCCAGGGACTTCATGTCTGTGTATGTGAAGGCGTACCCGCTGGGGGTCTACTGCGCCCCCCTCAGCTTCGCCCTGTTGTACTTCTGGAGAGCGTACGGCCAGTGCCAGCGCCGCTCGAGTAAGACTCCGAACCTGCGGACTCAGATCAGATCCAGGAAGCTCACGCTGATGTTGTTCAGCCTGACCGTGGCCATGGCTGTTCTCTGGCTTCCCCATTGGGTGCTGTGGATTTGGGAGCGTCACGTAGCGGAGAGGCGAGCCGACGGAGCGCAGCCCCTCGTCTcgccccctcctctgctcctctccctgtcGGCTCAGCTGCTCACATTCTCCCTGTCGCTGGTGAACCCCCTCATCGTCCTCTCCCTCTCCGAGGAGTTCCGGGAGGGCTACAGGGGGCTGTGGAGGCGCCTCACCCTCCGCAAACAGCCGGCGCCGAAGCCAAAGAGCGGACCCCACAACCCGACCTCCCTGCAGTCCCCGTGCCCCCGACCCGAGACCTCGGGCCAGCACAGTGGGAGGAGGATGCGTCCATCGAGCTCCAGCCAGGCTGACGGCAGAGACGCCGTGCCccaggcggaggagggggaggggagagggggagacagcGCCAGCCTCAAGGACGGGATCGTTTTGCCTGACGTGGAGCAGTTCTGGCAGGAAAGGGAGACGGGATCCAACGCGGAGGAAAACGACCCCGTGCCCTGGGAGCATCAGGGCAACGAAGGTAGAAAGTAG